One stretch of Flavobacterium sp. 9 DNA includes these proteins:
- a CDS encoding lipopolysaccharide biosynthesis protein, translated as MGIVLNQSFKNTIITYIGFAIGAINTLYLYPIYLGATYYALTNYITSAANVIMPLFAIGMQNTLVKFYSQYETEDEREQFLSFTALFPILMCIPLGIIGIFFFDDITAFVAKKNPVVKEFMLLIPFIGICMAYFEIFYAWARVHMHSVFGNFIKEVGLRLFSTFALVGLYFNWMTLIQFVYVTAAIYFVAFIVTMFYAFYIKKPKFQINIPKNVRDVMEYTFFIILSGSVANLLLDGDKLMLNQYMKIENIAYYSVATYIALVISVPSRAMHQIVYPITAKLMHENKHDELNLLYKKTSINLQMVGGFVMLCIFVNINQLYELVPKEYSGGITVVFMIGLSKYFDLILGNNNAIIFNTKYYRMVLYLGLLLVFLTIVLNMIFIPIAGILGSAFATLLSVTLYSLAKLLFVVKKLDLYPFTKQTIYSMLLTFALFLLFYFWEFPFYQLISIALKSVLVTILYVYLNYKFKISSDINKVIDGILKKIGVKN; from the coding sequence ATGGGTATTGTTTTAAACCAGTCTTTCAAAAATACAATCATAACTTACATAGGCTTTGCAATAGGAGCTATTAATACGCTTTATCTATATCCAATTTATTTGGGGGCTACTTATTATGCGCTAACAAATTATATTACTTCGGCTGCCAACGTAATTATGCCATTGTTTGCAATTGGAATGCAAAACACATTAGTCAAGTTTTATTCACAGTATGAAACCGAAGATGAAAGAGAACAGTTTCTTTCTTTTACGGCATTATTTCCAATATTAATGTGTATTCCGTTGGGTATTATTGGAATCTTTTTCTTTGATGATATTACGGCATTTGTAGCAAAGAAAAACCCTGTTGTAAAAGAGTTTATGCTTTTGATTCCGTTCATTGGGATTTGTATGGCATATTTCGAAATATTTTATGCTTGGGCGAGAGTTCATATGCATTCTGTTTTTGGAAATTTCATTAAAGAAGTTGGATTAAGATTGTTTTCAACTTTTGCATTGGTAGGTTTGTATTTTAACTGGATGACACTAATTCAGTTTGTTTATGTAACGGCAGCAATTTATTTTGTGGCGTTCATAGTTACAATGTTCTACGCTTTCTATATTAAAAAACCTAAATTTCAAATCAATATTCCCAAGAACGTAAGAGATGTAATGGAATATACATTCTTCATTATTTTGTCAGGAAGTGTTGCCAATTTACTTTTGGATGGAGATAAACTGATGTTGAATCAGTACATGAAAATTGAGAATATTGCGTACTATTCAGTAGCGACTTATATTGCTTTGGTAATTTCAGTTCCAAGTCGTGCGATGCATCAAATTGTATATCCAATTACAGCTAAATTAATGCATGAAAATAAACACGATGAATTGAATTTATTGTACAAAAAAACTTCAATTAATCTTCAAATGGTTGGTGGTTTTGTGATGTTGTGCATTTTTGTCAATATTAATCAATTGTACGAATTAGTTCCAAAAGAGTATAGCGGAGGTATTACCGTTGTATTTATGATTGGATTATCAAAATATTTTGATTTGATTTTAGGAAACAATAATGCAATCATTTTTAACACTAAATATTATAGAATGGTATTGTATTTAGGATTGCTGTTAGTGTTTTTAACCATTGTCTTAAATATGATTTTTATTCCTATTGCTGGGATTTTAGGATCAGCATTCGCTACTTTATTATCTGTTACTTTGTACAGTTTGGCAAAGCTGCTTTTTGTCGTAAAGAAGTTGGATTTGTATCCGTTTACAAAACAAACGATATATTCAATGTTGCTGACGTTTGCTTTGTTTTTACTGTTTTATTTCTGGGAATTTCCTTTTTATCAATTAATAAGTATTGCTTTAAAGTCTGTTCTGGTTACTATTTTGTATGTATATCTGAATTATAAGTTTAAGATTTCTTCAGATATTAATAAAGTAATTGATGGTATTTTGAAAAAGATAGGAGTTAAAAATTAA
- a CDS encoding mechanosensitive ion channel family protein: MKKKLLCFLGFFVVLFSSLTFAQADSLKSSKIVTVELKPKGYPVTPFKDTLFYVYNKVGSFSAESRANAITEKIRKLYEDSFFEKDSISVVPSDISQDIIYKNDFVIMSILDIDAKAENQSAHFIATRNLNLIKRAIIYQNENYSMLPKRLGYTALLILIIGIVLYFVGKIFNRIKLYILKNSDRYFKGFNYNNINILSPQKQQSLLMKLYSLIKGITLVLIVYLSLPLLFSIFPATEAYTTTLLRWILTPAKLAIMGFIHFLPSFVTIIVIFFIFKYAIKIIKFFFDEIKKENIKIDGFYSDWAMPTFNIIRFLLLAFMVVIIFPYLPGSDSPIFKGVSVFVGILFSLGSSNAIANMVAGLVITYMRPFKIGDFIKIGDVSGEVIEKTALVTRIRTPKFEDITIPNSTVLSSTSTNYSSNTKQVNNGLLIHTTVTIGYDVPWKDIHKALIDAALKTDMIEQTPPPFVLQTGLEDFYVAYQINVYTKHPTKQPLIYSSLHQNIQDSFSAAGIEIMSPHYNALRDGNTTTIPENYLNKDYEPPTFNVKNKS; encoded by the coding sequence ATGAAAAAGAAACTACTTTGCTTTTTAGGGTTCTTCGTTGTATTGTTTTCTTCATTGACTTTTGCTCAAGCTGATAGCTTAAAAAGCTCAAAGATAGTTACTGTTGAATTAAAACCAAAAGGATATCCTGTAACTCCTTTTAAAGACACGCTTTTTTATGTCTACAATAAAGTAGGTTCGTTTTCTGCAGAAAGCAGAGCAAATGCAATTACAGAGAAAATCAGAAAACTTTATGAAGATTCTTTTTTCGAAAAAGATTCTATTTCAGTTGTTCCTTCTGATATTTCACAGGATATCATCTATAAGAATGATTTTGTGATCATGTCGATTTTGGATATTGATGCAAAAGCCGAAAATCAGTCTGCTCATTTTATTGCCACGCGGAATTTGAATTTGATAAAAAGAGCTATTATTTATCAAAATGAAAATTATTCAATGCTTCCAAAAAGGCTTGGATATACGGCATTGCTTATTCTTATTATTGGAATTGTTTTATATTTTGTAGGGAAGATTTTTAACCGAATAAAATTATACATCTTAAAAAACAGCGACAGATATTTTAAAGGATTTAATTATAATAATATAAATATTCTTTCGCCACAGAAACAGCAATCTCTATTGATGAAATTGTATAGTCTGATTAAAGGCATTACATTGGTTCTTATCGTTTATCTTTCCCTTCCTTTATTATTTAGTATTTTCCCCGCAACAGAAGCTTATACGACAACTTTATTGCGTTGGATACTGACACCTGCAAAATTGGCCATTATGGGTTTTATTCACTTCCTGCCCAGTTTTGTCACCATCATTGTTATTTTCTTCATTTTTAAATATGCAATTAAGATCATCAAATTCTTTTTTGATGAGATCAAAAAAGAAAATATCAAAATTGATGGTTTTTATAGTGATTGGGCAATGCCAACATTTAATATTATCAGGTTTTTGCTGCTGGCTTTTATGGTAGTAATTATTTTTCCTTATTTGCCCGGATCAGATTCACCTATTTTCAAAGGAGTTTCGGTATTTGTTGGGATTCTATTTTCATTAGGTTCATCAAATGCTATTGCCAATATGGTTGCAGGATTAGTAATTACTTATATGCGTCCGTTTAAAATTGGCGATTTTATAAAGATTGGCGATGTAAGCGGAGAAGTGATCGAAAAAACAGCTTTGGTAACGCGTATCAGAACTCCCAAATTTGAAGACATTACAATCCCAAATTCGACTGTTCTATCGAGTACTTCAACCAATTATTCTTCAAACACAAAACAAGTTAACAATGGCTTGTTGATTCACACCACAGTTACAATTGGGTATGATGTTCCTTGGAAGGATATTCATAAAGCCTTAATAGATGCAGCATTAAAAACAGATATGATTGAGCAAACGCCGCCACCATTTGTTTTGCAAACTGGTTTAGAGGATTTTTACGTTGCTTATCAAATTAATGTCTACACGAAGCATCCTACAAAGCAACCTCTTATTTATTCGTCGTTGCATCAAAATATTCAGGATTCATTTAGTGCTGCGGGAATCGAAATTATGTCACCTCATTATAATGCATTACGAGACGGGAATACAACCACAATTCCTGAGAATTATTTGAATAAAGATTATGAACCGCCAACTTTTAATGTTAAAAATAAAAGTTAA
- the uvrA gene encoding excinuclease ABC subunit UvrA has protein sequence MQIDLSTLDPKHNIIIKGAQVHNLKNVDVVIPRNKLVVITGLSGSGKSSLAFDTLYAEGQRRYVESLSSYARQFLGRLDKPKVEYIKGIAPAIAIEQKVNTTNARSTVGTSTEIYDYIKLLFARIGRTYSPISGLEVKKNTVTDVVSDVKNLELDSKWLLLSPIHLEEGRQLEDKLKVLLQQGFSRVLVDNETMRLDEFTPTELHKLDNKDILLIIDRIVVKDEEEFYNRLADAVQTAFFEGKGICYLQELNSDKRFTYSNNFELDGITFLEPNVHLFSFNNPYGACPVCEGYGNIIGIDADLVVPNTSLSVFESAIYPWRGDSMSWYKDELVKHAYKFDFPIHKPYFELSEEQKDLIWKGNQYFQGLNDFFKELEEKNYKIQNRVMLSRYRGKTKCHACRGKRLREEASYVKINGKTVSDLVDLPIKHLVTFFKNIDLNVYEQQIAKRLMVEINNRLSFLTEVGLDYLTLNRNSATLSGGESQRINLATSLGSSLVGSMYILDEPSIGLHPKDSERLIKVLLSLRDLGNTVIVVEHDEDIMKAADMIIDIGPEAGTFGGHLVAQGTYEEILKSDSLTAKYLNGDLEISVPKKRRKFKNHIDIVGARENNLKNINVTFPLDVLTVITGVSGSGKSTLIKKILFPAMQKKLENAGEKAGQFSEIKGSFSQIKHIEYVDQNPIGRSSRSNPVTYIKAYDDIRDLYAKEKLSKIRGYQAKHFSFNVDGGRCETCKGEGSINVEMVFMADVSLPCETCGGKRFKKEVLEITFDNQNINDILTMTIDDAIAFFEKNKQSKITQKLQPLQDVGLGYVQLGQSSSTLSGGEAQRIKLASFLVKGATKDKALFVFDEPTTGLHFHDIKKLLASFDALIDKGHSIIVIEHNLDLIKCADWIIDLGPEGGENGGHLLAVGTPEEVAKEKKSVTGVYLKDKL, from the coding sequence ATGCAAATCGATCTTTCGACACTCGACCCAAAACATAATATTATAATTAAAGGAGCACAAGTACATAATTTAAAAAATGTAGATGTGGTGATTCCCAGAAACAAACTTGTTGTAATTACAGGACTTTCGGGATCAGGAAAATCAAGTTTAGCATTTGACACTTTATATGCCGAAGGACAACGTCGTTATGTAGAAAGTTTGTCTTCATATGCGCGTCAGTTTTTGGGGCGTTTAGACAAACCAAAAGTTGAATATATAAAAGGTATTGCACCTGCAATTGCGATTGAGCAAAAGGTAAATACAACGAATGCACGTTCGACAGTTGGAACTTCTACTGAAATCTACGATTATATAAAACTTTTGTTTGCCAGAATTGGACGAACTTATTCGCCAATTTCAGGTTTGGAGGTTAAAAAAAATACCGTTACAGATGTTGTATCTGATGTAAAAAATCTGGAATTAGACAGTAAATGGCTTTTGCTTTCTCCTATTCATCTTGAAGAAGGAAGACAATTAGAAGATAAACTAAAAGTGCTTTTGCAACAAGGTTTTTCTCGTGTTCTTGTCGATAACGAAACCATGCGTCTCGATGAATTTACGCCTACAGAACTTCATAAATTAGATAATAAAGATATTCTACTGATTATTGACAGAATCGTTGTCAAAGACGAAGAAGAATTCTATAATCGTCTTGCAGATGCTGTACAAACTGCTTTCTTTGAAGGAAAAGGAATCTGTTATTTACAAGAATTAAATTCTGATAAAAGATTTACTTATTCGAATAATTTTGAGCTTGACGGAATTACATTTTTAGAGCCAAACGTACATTTATTCAGCTTTAATAATCCTTACGGAGCTTGTCCGGTTTGTGAAGGTTATGGAAACATTATTGGCATTGATGCTGATTTGGTGGTTCCAAATACCTCTTTATCTGTTTTTGAAAGCGCTATTTATCCTTGGCGTGGCGATAGCATGAGTTGGTACAAAGACGAATTGGTAAAACACGCTTATAAGTTCGATTTCCCGATTCACAAGCCTTATTTTGAACTTTCAGAAGAGCAAAAAGATTTAATCTGGAAAGGAAATCAATATTTTCAAGGTTTAAATGATTTCTTTAAAGAACTGGAAGAAAAAAATTATAAGATTCAGAATCGCGTAATGTTATCTCGTTACCGCGGAAAAACAAAATGTCACGCTTGTCGCGGAAAACGCTTACGCGAAGAAGCATCTTACGTAAAAATTAACGGTAAAACAGTTTCTGATTTAGTTGATTTACCAATTAAACATTTGGTTACTTTTTTCAAAAATATCGATTTGAATGTTTACGAACAGCAAATTGCAAAACGTTTAATGGTCGAAATCAACAATCGTTTGTCATTTTTGACAGAAGTTGGCTTGGATTATCTTACCTTAAATAGAAATTCGGCAACACTTTCAGGAGGAGAATCGCAGCGTATTAATCTTGCGACTTCATTGGGAAGTAGTTTGGTTGGTTCTATGTATATTCTCGATGAACCAAGTATTGGTCTACACCCAAAAGATTCTGAACGCTTGATTAAGGTTTTGCTTTCGCTTCGTGATCTGGGCAATACAGTAATTGTAGTTGAGCATGATGAAGATATCATGAAAGCTGCCGATATGATTATTGATATTGGTCCTGAAGCCGGAACTTTTGGTGGTCATTTAGTGGCTCAGGGAACTTATGAAGAAATCTTAAAATCCGATTCGCTTACGGCAAAATACTTAAATGGTGATTTAGAAATTTCTGTACCAAAGAAAAGACGAAAATTCAAGAATCATATTGATATTGTTGGCGCCAGAGAAAACAACTTAAAAAATATAAATGTTACTTTTCCTCTTGATGTTTTAACCGTAATTACGGGAGTTTCAGGAAGTGGAAAAAGTACATTGATCAAGAAAATATTATTTCCTGCAATGCAGAAAAAACTGGAAAATGCCGGTGAAAAAGCTGGTCAGTTTAGTGAAATAAAAGGTTCTTTTTCGCAAATCAAACATATCGAATATGTTGATCAAAACCCAATTGGTAGAAGTTCACGATCAAATCCTGTAACTTATATCAAAGCTTATGATGACATTCGTGATTTGTATGCCAAAGAAAAACTATCAAAAATAAGAGGTTATCAGGCAAAACATTTTTCTTTTAATGTTGATGGCGGACGTTGCGAAACTTGTAAAGGTGAAGGTTCTATAAATGTCGAAATGGTTTTCATGGCAGACGTTTCTTTACCTTGCGAAACTTGTGGCGGAAAACGATTTAAAAAAGAAGTTTTGGAAATTACTTTCGACAATCAAAACATCAACGATATTCTGACAATGACAATTGATGATGCAATTGCTTTTTTCGAAAAAAACAAACAAAGTAAAATTACTCAAAAATTACAACCGCTTCAGGATGTAGGTTTAGGATATGTGCAATTAGGACAATCTTCATCTACACTTTCCGGTGGTGAAGCGCAACGTATTAAACTTGCTTCATTTTTGGTAAAAGGCGCAACAAAAGACAAAGCTTTATTTGTTTTTGATGAACCTACAACCGGATTACATTTTCATGATATTAAAAAACTATTAGCTTCATTTGATGCTTTAATCGATAAAGGACATTCGATAATTGTAATCGAACACAATCTTGACTTAATAAAATGTGCCGACTGGATAATTGATTTAGGCCCTGAAGGAGGAGAAAACGGAGGACATTTATTAGCAGTTGGAACTCCGGAAGAAGTTGCAAAAGAAAAGAAATCAGTTACAGGAGTTTATTTGAAGGATAAACTTTAG